The proteins below are encoded in one region of Helianthus annuus cultivar XRQ/B chromosome 2, HanXRQr2.0-SUNRISE, whole genome shotgun sequence:
- the LOC110924637 gene encoding photosystem II 5 kDa protein, chloroplastic, which yields MASMTMASTFLTGSAAIAATKQPNTNTSRRGLVVMANGSKVAGAEKVVVDENKAGSGRRDMMFAVAGLAVLSVAKVALADDEEPKRGTEAAKKKYAPVCITMPTARICRN from the coding sequence ATGGCTTCAATGACAATGGCTTCCACCTTCCTCACCGGATCAGCTGCCATTGCAGCCACCAAGCAGCCCAACACCAACACCAGCCGCCGTGGGTTGGTGGTGATGGCCAATGGGTCAAAGGTGGCCGGAGCTGAGAAAGTTGTGGTGGATGAAAACAAGGCTGGAAGTGGCCGGAGGGACATGATGTTTGCGGTTGCGGGTTTGGCTGTGTTATCTGTGGCTAAAGTTGCATTGGCTGATGATGAGGAGCCGAAGCGTGGGACTGAAGCTGCTAAGAAGAAGTATGCGCCGGTCTGCATCACGATGCCGACCGCTCGCATTTGCCGGAACTAG